In Candidatus Atribacteria bacterium ADurb.Bin276, the following proteins share a genomic window:
- the ackA gene encoding Acetate kinase: protein MNILVVNCGSSTVKYELLSMNDNTDNQVIAKGLVERIGIPGSRLEYKTNHQVSYSKEREVPNHRIALEWIIEVMTDPEIGVIKDPSEIDAVGHRVVHGGEKFTASILIDNEVLKTIRACSELAPLHNPPNISGIEACQALMPKAPQIAVFDTAFHGTIPEFAYIYAIPYEYYEKYGIRRYGFHGTSHRYVAGRAAKMMGKDLSELRLITCHMGSGVSFTAIKNGKSIDTSMGFTPLEGLVMGTRTGDLDPYILLYLMEKENLSTKEMDQILNKKSGVVGISGLSSDTRDIEAAAPTNHRAQLTLDIIAYRAKKYIGAYYAILGDLDGIVFTAGIGENSSYIRKTICEGLEPLGISIDNDKNTVKRKEAFINSDQSKVKLMVIPTNEELMIALDTYQFVHDLER, encoded by the coding sequence TTGAATATTTTGGTGGTAAATTGTGGAAGTTCGACGGTTAAATATGAATTGCTCAGCATGAATGATAATACCGATAATCAAGTTATTGCCAAAGGCTTAGTAGAGAGAATTGGCATTCCTGGTTCTCGCCTTGAATATAAAACCAACCATCAAGTGTCCTATTCCAAAGAGAGGGAGGTTCCTAATCACCGTATTGCATTGGAATGGATTATCGAGGTGATGACCGATCCAGAAATTGGGGTTATCAAAGACCCATCAGAAATTGATGCCGTTGGTCATCGGGTTGTCCATGGGGGAGAAAAGTTTACTGCTTCAATTCTTATTGATAATGAAGTTCTGAAAACCATTCGAGCCTGTTCAGAGTTAGCGCCCCTCCATAACCCACCAAATATTTCTGGTATTGAAGCCTGTCAAGCGCTTATGCCAAAAGCTCCACAGATAGCAGTATTTGATACGGCTTTTCATGGAACGATACCTGAATTTGCTTATATCTATGCCATTCCCTATGAATATTATGAGAAATATGGCATCCGTCGTTACGGTTTTCATGGTACCTCGCACCGATATGTGGCAGGAAGGGCAGCTAAGATGATGGGCAAAGATCTTTCCGAACTCCGTTTGATAACCTGTCATATGGGCAGCGGGGTTAGTTTTACCGCCATTAAAAATGGGAAATCAATTGATACTTCGATGGGTTTTACCCCTTTGGAAGGTTTAGTTATGGGAACCCGAACTGGAGATTTGGATCCTTACATCCTTCTCTATTTGATGGAGAAAGAGAACCTTTCGACGAAGGAAATGGATCAGATTTTAAATAAGAAGAGTGGTGTAGTTGGAATATCGGGATTGTCAAGTGATACTCGTGATATTGAAGCTGCAGCTCCAACCAATCATCGTGCCCAACTGACGCTCGATATCATAGCCTATCGAGCCAAAAAATATATTGGAGCCTATTATGCTATTCTTGGAGATTTGGATGGAATAGTTTTCACAGCCGGCATAGGAGAAAACTCGTCTTATATAAGAAAAACCATTTGTGAGGGTCTTGAACCTTTAGGGATATCTATTGATAATGATAAAAATACGGTAAAGAGAAAAGAGGCTTTCATCAACTCCGATCAATCCAAGGTTAAATTAATGGTTATCCCAACCAATGAGGAGTTAATGATTGCCCTGGATACCTATCAGTTTGTTCATGATTTGGAGAGATAA
- the rpmF gene encoding 50S ribosomal protein L32 → MANLTNKTSRSNRDKRRTHWVVKAPNLIECSHCHAFRLSHRVCPACGYYNGKQVIKSKE, encoded by the coding sequence ATGGCAAATCTTACCAATAAAACTTCACGATCTAATCGTGATAAAAGAAGAACTCATTGGGTTGTAAAGGCTCCAAATTTGATTGAATGTTCCCATTGTCACGCTTTTCGTCTTTCGCACCGGGTTTGTCCAGCATGTGGATATTATAATGGGAAGCAGGTTATAAAATCTAAAGAATAA
- the plsX gene encoding Phosphate acyltransferase, with the protein MKIAVDAWGGDYAPVEILKGIKNAVLDDLELVVIGSKQKLSPLYIELNMEEDRFPIEDTPQVIEMKEHPAEAIRKKPQSTIVRGVQLLAQKKIDAFISAGNSGALMAAAWFGLQRIADIERPAIATLIPNVKSSTVLLDVGANVDCKPKQLLHFGVMGAEYAKAALNIERPRVGLLTIGEEEGKGNELVKSAYQYFKNRCDFLNFEFIGNVEGQDIVDGKADVVVCDGFTGNALLKFGEGLLEFINNMLFLHITDEQLRKRLKEVWKRFDRSEIGGAPLLGVEGICMVCHGKSQARDLTSAIFRAKDLVEQKMAERIRDGLSHLNYIQ; encoded by the coding sequence ATGAAAATTGCCGTTGACGCATGGGGAGGAGATTATGCCCCGGTAGAAATATTGAAGGGTATTAAAAATGCGGTTTTAGATGATTTGGAGTTAGTCGTTATTGGCTCGAAGCAGAAATTATCTCCTCTCTATATCGAATTAAATATGGAAGAAGACCGCTTTCCGATTGAAGACACACCCCAAGTCATTGAAATGAAAGAGCATCCAGCTGAGGCTATTCGAAAAAAACCTCAATCGACGATTGTTCGTGGAGTACAGCTCTTAGCTCAGAAAAAAATCGATGCTTTCATATCGGCTGGGAATAGTGGAGCTTTAATGGCCGCTGCTTGGTTTGGTCTGCAAAGAATTGCTGATATTGAGCGTCCAGCGATTGCTACTTTGATACCGAATGTAAAATCGAGCACGGTTTTGCTTGATGTTGGAGCCAATGTTGATTGTAAGCCTAAGCAGCTCCTCCATTTTGGTGTTATGGGAGCAGAGTATGCCAAAGCGGCTTTAAATATCGAACGTCCCCGAGTAGGGCTTTTGACAATCGGAGAAGAAGAAGGAAAAGGAAACGAGCTAGTAAAGAGTGCTTATCAATATTTTAAAAATCGCTGTGATTTTCTAAATTTTGAATTTATTGGAAACGTTGAAGGCCAGGACATTGTCGATGGGAAAGCAGACGTCGTTGTCTGTGATGGTTTTACTGGAAATGCCTTGTTAAAATTTGGAGAAGGTCTTCTTGAGTTTATTAATAATATGTTATTTTTACACATAACCGATGAGCAGCTCCGAAAAAGACTGAAAGAAGTGTGGAAAAGATTTGATCGAAGCGAAATTGGTGGTGCTCCCCTGTTAGGAGTAGAAGGCATCTGTATGGTTTGTCACGGAAAATCACAGGCTCGAGATCTCACCAGTGCTATTTTCCGGGCGAAAGATTTAGTCGAGCAAAAAATGGCAGAAAGAATTCGTGATGGTTTATCACATCTTAACTATATCCAATAA
- a CDS encoding Nitronate monooxygenase — protein METRVTKLLGIDYPILQGGMAWVSTAPLVAAVSNAGGLGFIGAGGMDADELRENIHQVRIKTEKPFGVNLMLLSPYINEQIEVVKEERVPIVTTGAGNPSRLIDDFSKRGIVTIPVVASVQLAKRLVRHGIQAIIAEGMESGGHIGEITTMCLVPQMVDALDIPVIAAGGIGDGRGMAAAFALGAEGVQVGTRFVCSNECNIHPYYKEAIVNSQERSTIMTGMSTGHPVRCLKNKLTRKFEELETLRASREEIEALGSGSLRRAVCEGDVEEGSVMAGQISGLIQDIKPVSEIIQTMLIEFQNTLTRLALFKKE, from the coding sequence ATGGAGACTCGTGTCACCAAACTATTAGGAATAGATTATCCCATTCTGCAAGGGGGTATGGCTTGGGTTTCAACAGCTCCCCTGGTAGCAGCAGTTTCCAATGCAGGTGGGCTGGGGTTTATTGGAGCTGGTGGAATGGATGCGGATGAGCTTAGGGAGAACATCCACCAGGTTCGAATCAAAACTGAAAAACCATTCGGAGTGAACCTCATGCTTCTTTCTCCCTATATCAATGAACAAATCGAAGTTGTTAAAGAAGAACGAGTCCCAATCGTAACCACCGGCGCCGGGAACCCATCTCGCTTAATTGATGATTTTTCCAAAAGAGGGATTGTAACCATCCCAGTTGTTGCATCGGTTCAATTAGCGAAAAGGCTGGTCCGTCATGGTATTCAGGCTATTATTGCCGAAGGAATGGAATCGGGAGGTCATATCGGAGAGATAACCACCATGTGTCTCGTACCGCAAATGGTTGATGCGCTTGATATCCCAGTCATTGCGGCAGGAGGTATTGGTGATGGCCGTGGGATGGCAGCAGCATTTGCCCTGGGAGCAGAAGGAGTACAGGTTGGAACCCGTTTTGTCTGTTCGAATGAATGTAATATTCATCCTTATTACAAAGAAGCAATAGTCAATTCGCAAGAACGATCGACCATAATGACCGGAATGAGCACCGGTCATCCAGTTCGTTGTTTAAAAAATAAATTGACCAGAAAGTTTGAAGAATTAGAAACACTTCGAGCAAGCCGAGAAGAAATAGAAGCTTTAGGTTCAGGAAGTTTGCGGCGAGCCGTCTGTGAAGGCGATGTTGAAGAGGGTTCGGTAATGGCTGGTCAAATTTCGGGATTGATTCAGGATATTAAACCTGTTTCTGAAATTATCCAAACTATGCTTATAGAATTTCAAAATACCCTTACTCGACTCGCCCTTTTTAAAAAGGAGTAA
- the fabD gene encoding Malonyl CoA-acyl carrier protein transacylase — MDEWVFLFPGQGSQRVGMVQDFLDHYPQQTRGFFNIAQEKTGVDLLKLSLDGPEEELNLTYNTQPALLTLSALIYQVMSSTNSFIPVAVAGHSLGEYSALIAAGSINFSDAVYLVRKRGEIMQDAVPAGNGTMVAVIGLPDQQLEPLIQELSHNGKFEIANYNSSEQVVFSLEKTLVPLIMEKAKSRGAKKIIELRVSAPFHSSFMREAAREFQAILSQISISRPRLKFLSNVTADYANDPEKIRELLNQQMVSPVRWKEIMDRLYQDGYRKFVEIGPGNVLSKLFKREYDQVETRALQSVTALNEWMKEAS, encoded by the coding sequence ATGGATGAATGGGTATTTCTTTTTCCTGGACAAGGATCGCAACGAGTGGGTATGGTGCAAGATTTTTTAGATCACTATCCCCAGCAAACCAGAGGTTTTTTTAATATTGCTCAGGAAAAAACCGGGGTTGACCTCCTCAAGCTTTCTTTAGATGGTCCCGAGGAGGAGTTGAACCTGACCTATAATACTCAACCGGCGCTTTTAACCCTGAGCGCACTCATTTATCAGGTAATGAGTTCAACGAATTCATTTATACCGGTTGCTGTAGCGGGCCATAGTTTAGGTGAGTATTCGGCATTGATTGCCGCCGGTTCGATCAATTTTTCCGATGCGGTTTATTTGGTAAGAAAAAGAGGAGAAATTATGCAGGATGCAGTTCCGGCAGGGAATGGAACGATGGTAGCGGTTATTGGCCTTCCTGACCAACAGTTAGAGCCACTGATACAGGAACTCTCCCACAACGGCAAGTTTGAGATAGCCAATTATAATTCCTCGGAGCAAGTAGTTTTTTCCTTGGAAAAAACCTTAGTTCCTTTGATAATGGAAAAAGCCAAATCGCGAGGGGCTAAAAAAATTATTGAATTACGGGTTAGTGCTCCCTTTCATTCTTCTTTTATGAGAGAAGCAGCTCGTGAATTTCAAGCTATTTTGTCTCAAATTTCCATATCTCGACCTCGGTTAAAGTTTTTAAGTAATGTTACAGCCGATTATGCCAATGATCCAGAAAAAATACGAGAATTACTAAATCAACAAATGGTTTCTCCAGTTAGATGGAAAGAAATAATGGATCGACTCTACCAAGATGGTTATCGGAAATTTGTTGAAATTGGACCGGGAAATGTGTTATCGAAGTTGTTCAAGCGGGAATACGATCAGGTTGAGACCCGTGCGCTTCAATCAGTAACAGCTTTAAATGAATGGATGAAAGAGGCGTCATAA
- the fabG_1 gene encoding 3-oxoacyl-(acyl-carrier-protein) reductase FabG, with product MVDLKNQIAIITGAGRGIGFATARILGLYGATPVICDVLSESELTQAIEHLQADGIGAFSYRVDVTNKEQIDKMVLDVLERWGQVDILVNNAGLTRDAALLRMKDEDWHLVLNVCLQGTYHCTKSVLKSMVKRRYGRIINISSVVGVVGNAGQVNYSSAKAAIIGFTKSLAREVASRGITVNAIAPGFFDTDMTRNLPEAIKEGWINQIPVGRLGQPEEIAEAVAFLSSQAAAYITGQTLHINGGMVMY from the coding sequence ATGGTTGACTTAAAAAACCAAATTGCTATAATCACCGGAGCTGGTAGAGGAATTGGTTTCGCAACGGCAAGAATATTAGGTCTTTATGGAGCAACTCCTGTTATATGTGATGTTTTATCCGAGTCGGAGCTAACGCAAGCGATAGAACATTTACAAGCCGACGGCATTGGTGCCTTTTCCTATCGGGTTGATGTAACCAACAAAGAACAAATTGATAAAATGGTACTGGATGTTTTAGAAAGATGGGGCCAAGTTGATATCTTGGTGAATAATGCTGGATTAACCAGAGATGCGGCCCTTTTAAGGATGAAAGATGAAGATTGGCACTTAGTGCTCAATGTTTGTCTTCAAGGAACATATCATTGCACCAAAAGTGTTTTGAAGTCCATGGTAAAAAGGAGGTATGGTCGGATCATTAATATTTCTTCAGTGGTGGGAGTAGTTGGAAATGCCGGACAGGTAAATTACTCATCTGCCAAAGCAGCTATCATTGGTTTTACCAAATCTCTTGCCCGAGAAGTTGCATCCCGTGGAATCACCGTTAATGCAATTGCACCCGGTTTTTTTGATACTGATATGACCCGTAACTTGCCTGAAGCAATTAAGGAAGGGTGGATCAATCAAATACCGGTTGGGCGATTGGGACAACCAGAAGAAATAGCTGAGGCCGTTGCCTTTCTTTCATCACAAGCCGCTGCTTATATTACCGGTCAAACGCTTCATATTAACGGTGGTATGGTGATGTATTAA
- the acpP gene encoding Acyl carrier protein — MDVYSKVKEIIVDQLGIEEEDVAPDASFIDDLGADSLDIVELIMAFEEEFDIEIPDEDAEKITSVQEAIEYIESKLS; from the coding sequence ATGGATGTTTATTCCAAAGTCAAAGAAATAATTGTTGATCAGCTTGGTATTGAAGAAGAAGACGTTGCACCAGATGCTTCCTTTATTGATGACCTGGGCGCTGATTCTCTTGATATCGTTGAGCTCATTATGGCATTTGAAGAAGAATTTGATATAGAAATTCCTGATGAAGATGCCGAAAAAATTACCTCAGTACAAGAAGCAATCGAATATATTGAATCAAAATTAAGCTAA
- the rnc gene encoding Ribonuclease 3, with amino-acid sequence MPFNEAELIELEHRIGYHFENRSLLKTALLHKSALEGKEGHCNDKFEWLGDAVVGFYIADYLFSQYEKPRSWLSAMKAKWASEESLAQVARNIHLERFILLGKGEERGRGREKNSIISSALEALVGAVYLDSKSFDTTKKVLDTIFSSEGGLELVFLSVNYKSLLQTWSLKEHETLPAYQVIEESLDRKIYRIAVLINEKEIAIGEGTNKKKAEQEAARKAWEKIIEEKYGFRDNPCF; translated from the coding sequence ATGCCTTTTAATGAAGCCGAACTCATCGAACTTGAACATCGAATTGGATACCATTTTGAAAATCGTTCTCTTTTAAAAACCGCCTTATTACATAAGTCGGCGTTGGAAGGGAAAGAAGGGCATTGTAATGATAAGTTTGAGTGGTTAGGTGATGCGGTAGTCGGTTTTTATATTGCCGACTACCTTTTTTCTCAATATGAAAAACCACGGAGCTGGCTTTCAGCAATGAAGGCTAAATGGGCGAGCGAAGAAAGCTTGGCTCAGGTAGCTCGAAATATACATCTGGAACGGTTTATTCTTCTTGGGAAAGGAGAAGAGAGGGGTCGGGGAAGGGAAAAAAATTCGATTATTTCCAGCGCATTGGAAGCATTGGTTGGTGCTGTATATTTGGATTCAAAATCCTTTGATACGACAAAGAAGGTATTAGATACTATTTTTTCTTCTGAAGGCGGTCTTGAATTGGTTTTTCTTTCGGTTAATTATAAAAGCCTCTTACAAACCTGGTCACTTAAGGAACATGAGACTCTCCCAGCTTATCAAGTAATAGAAGAATCATTGGATCGAAAAATCTATCGAATTGCTGTTTTGATTAATGAGAAGGAAATAGCCATTGGTGAGGGTACCAATAAAAAAAAGGCCGAACAGGAGGCCGCCCGTAAAGCCTGGGAAAAAATCATCGAAGAGAAATATGGCTTTCGTGATAATCCATGTTTTTAA
- the smc_1 gene encoding Chromosome partition protein Smc — MFLTHLNVQGFKSFAHPITIEFHPGLNVIVGPNGSGKSNVIDALRWVLGDNFREIRVSQGKEVIFHGAAGAKPLGMAFIETQWSDSEEPPYSIGRRIFASGESEYFLNQNRLRLKDLKEELRKLGFLVDSIGVAVVDNTKLQSLFEFRPSDKFSLFEMASGTYAVKEKLASVKSSLTRIGEKVSRLKERENELNLQIEKVSEHARQEEKYLSEEKLFIALRKEYFNLLIQQRLKKIKGLESEKEEVEKELKHLGEEGVGLDLLFNKQQELLQEKEKLKSQILERLESLREELRSLEQQIYFHLTEARQREKNKLLNREALNELEPKLALLRKNVEDLRNNPLYHETLDELEEKEKEFQKKVSEFRIRKDSYNEQINQLKQEWSRLETSIEYLTEELASIDREQSSLDFSSTELVQQIESLQIQLSTLQEESRKFIKKREQLKEKLDRKKALLVKIRNGLREYEPEEKIDQRIADLSQNLIQKGWPGKVVYAFNWLFKDYTAILRTEGNLNLNDSSPKTGQGFVYLDILPPSNYWKIFTKKQIIDALKNREVPQVNMISSDGNIVYRRDGVLIFPRKLITNQSGVRFYRSWQKRGAALQKRIQEGEKDISGYLVKENQLEKELTKIEGELQVLQLRYDDLQKEKKKKIEKIELINLKKQSFLSEKEILGEKLDRLGWEKEDIDNEVNQLEDELREIHNQRFEREKLRSTEDKLQGELTTIEMLIEKSVFSLQNIENSRNQSLDIWKEIIFKIKKLNEEHQFELNRKKVSFAAVDEIRERCNDIELQREKRKDRQDSLSYKREKLYLQKEKWDFEIQEYTTRLDEYQEWQTDDLPLPSFTDIHHLEQMITEKENRLKTWEIRRGSISQLRDLKERQNYLKEKLTFFQDAMARFEKNRIECELLCQELFNEFLLEVNFHFQKNFQRVFNGGRAKIEIEEQNLEIVIQIPGKKKQRLSLLSSGEKALTALCLFFALFKSGGYRFCFFDEVDATLDHFNSVRLADLMKEFSHECQIIIVTHQEEIMEASDRIIGVTMDEPGISRVVTLSGKNLSLLSSQN; from the coding sequence ATGTTTTTAACTCATTTAAATGTTCAGGGTTTTAAATCATTTGCTCATCCGATTACGATTGAGTTTCATCCCGGTTTAAACGTCATTGTTGGCCCAAATGGTTCAGGAAAAAGTAATGTCATTGATGCTCTCCGTTGGGTGTTGGGAGATAATTTTCGAGAAATTCGAGTTTCCCAGGGGAAAGAGGTTATCTTTCACGGAGCAGCCGGAGCAAAACCGCTAGGAATGGCTTTTATTGAAACCCAATGGTCAGACAGCGAAGAGCCTCCCTATTCTATTGGAAGGCGAATCTTTGCATCGGGAGAATCAGAGTATTTTTTAAATCAAAATCGCCTTCGTTTAAAAGATTTAAAAGAAGAACTGCGGAAGTTGGGTTTTTTGGTTGATAGCATTGGTGTAGCAGTGGTTGATAACACCAAACTTCAGAGTTTGTTTGAATTCCGTCCCAGTGATAAATTTTCCCTCTTTGAAATGGCCAGCGGTACTTATGCTGTCAAAGAAAAACTCGCATCGGTTAAATCTTCTTTAACGCGAATTGGTGAGAAGGTATCCCGCTTAAAAGAACGGGAGAATGAACTCAATCTTCAGATTGAAAAAGTTTCCGAACATGCTCGGCAGGAAGAAAAATATCTTTCTGAGGAAAAGTTGTTTATTGCACTTCGTAAAGAATATTTTAATCTCCTTATTCAGCAGCGGTTAAAAAAGATAAAAGGATTAGAGAGTGAAAAAGAAGAAGTTGAAAAAGAGTTAAAACATTTGGGGGAAGAAGGAGTAGGCCTGGATCTTTTATTCAATAAACAACAGGAATTACTTCAAGAAAAGGAAAAACTAAAATCACAGATCCTGGAGCGATTAGAAAGCCTTCGAGAAGAACTACGCTCCCTTGAACAACAGATTTATTTTCATCTCACTGAAGCACGACAAAGAGAAAAAAATAAGTTATTAAATCGAGAAGCCTTAAATGAGTTAGAACCAAAATTAGCCCTTCTACGGAAGAATGTTGAAGATCTCCGCAATAATCCTTTATATCACGAGACCTTAGATGAGTTAGAAGAAAAAGAAAAAGAATTCCAGAAAAAAGTTTCAGAATTTAGAATTCGTAAGGATTCTTATAATGAACAAATTAACCAACTCAAACAGGAATGGTCTCGACTTGAAACTTCAATTGAATATCTTACTGAAGAATTAGCATCTATCGATCGGGAACAAAGTTCTCTCGATTTTTCATCAACCGAGCTAGTTCAGCAAATCGAGAGTTTACAAATACAGCTGTCAACCCTTCAGGAAGAAAGCCGAAAATTTATCAAAAAGAGAGAGCAGCTCAAAGAGAAGCTAGACAGGAAGAAAGCCTTGTTGGTTAAAATTCGAAATGGTCTCCGTGAATATGAACCAGAGGAAAAAATCGACCAAAGAATAGCCGACCTGTCCCAAAATCTCATTCAAAAGGGTTGGCCGGGGAAAGTAGTTTATGCATTCAATTGGCTTTTTAAAGATTATACTGCTATTCTAAGAACTGAAGGGAATCTGAATTTGAACGACTCTTCACCAAAGACTGGTCAGGGTTTTGTCTATTTGGATATTTTGCCACCATCGAATTATTGGAAAATTTTCACCAAGAAACAAATCATCGATGCATTGAAAAACCGGGAAGTTCCACAGGTAAATATGATCAGCTCCGATGGAAATATTGTTTATCGTAGAGATGGAGTGTTGATATTTCCAAGGAAACTTATAACCAATCAGAGTGGAGTTCGCTTTTATCGAAGTTGGCAAAAAAGGGGAGCCGCCCTTCAAAAAAGAATACAAGAAGGAGAAAAAGATATTTCAGGTTATCTTGTCAAAGAAAATCAACTGGAAAAAGAGTTAACCAAAATAGAAGGAGAGTTGCAAGTTTTACAGCTTCGATATGACGACTTGCAAAAGGAAAAAAAGAAGAAAATTGAAAAAATTGAACTCATTAATTTAAAAAAGCAATCTTTCTTGAGCGAAAAAGAAATCCTTGGCGAGAAACTGGATCGGTTAGGATGGGAAAAAGAAGACATAGATAACGAAGTCAATCAATTGGAAGATGAATTAAGAGAAATTCACAACCAACGATTTGAGAGGGAAAAGCTCCGATCAACCGAAGATAAGTTACAGGGAGAACTCACCACCATCGAGATGCTCATTGAGAAATCGGTTTTTTCTCTTCAAAATATTGAGAACAGCCGCAATCAATCCCTGGATATCTGGAAGGAGATTATTTTTAAAATAAAGAAATTGAATGAAGAACATCAATTTGAACTGAATAGAAAAAAAGTATCCTTTGCGGCAGTGGATGAGATTCGAGAAAGGTGTAACGATATTGAACTGCAAAGAGAGAAGCGGAAGGATCGGCAAGATTCGCTTTCTTACAAAAGGGAAAAGCTGTATTTACAAAAAGAAAAATGGGATTTTGAAATTCAAGAATATACCACTCGCTTAGATGAATACCAGGAATGGCAGACCGACGATCTCCCTTTGCCCTCTTTTACTGATATTCATCACTTAGAGCAGATGATAACCGAAAAAGAGAACCGTTTGAAAACTTGGGAAATACGAAGAGGTTCTATTTCACAACTTCGTGATCTAAAAGAACGTCAAAATTACTTAAAGGAAAAATTGACTTTTTTTCAGGATGCCATGGCTCGATTTGAAAAGAATCGAATAGAGTGCGAACTCTTGTGTCAAGAATTGTTTAATGAGTTTTTATTAGAGGTCAATTTCCACTTTCAGAAAAATTTTCAACGAGTTTTTAACGGTGGCAGAGCAAAGATCGAAATTGAAGAACAAAATTTGGAAATAGTTATCCAAATACCGGGAAAAAAGAAACAAAGGTTGTCGCTTTTGTCCAGCGGAGAAAAAGCCCTTACTGCCCTTTGTCTATTTTTCGCTCTATTTAAATCCGGAGGTTATCGTTTTTGTTTTTTTGATGAAGTAGATGCGACCCTTGACCATTTCAACAGTGTCCGGTTAGCGGACCTTATGAAAGAGTTTTCTCATGAGTGCCAAATCATTATTGTAACCCATCAAGAAGAAATCATGGAAGCGTCTGACCGGATCATTGGAGTGACTATGGATGAACCGGGGATTTCAAGGGTAGTTACTCTTTCAGGGAAAAATTTATCACTTTTATCTTCTCAAAATTAA
- the ftsY gene encoding Signal recognition particle receptor FtsY has translation MEEKKGFFHKWFKGVEKIKEGVKQQFSRLWSADSLQDEDWEALEEMLVQADLGPNLAMELVEEFQEIKKQKAENGNWQDWLYGKLGSILDGNDSSLFSSAQSGAMKAILLAGINGVGKTTLAGKLARYYSLQGEEVALVAADTFRAAAVDQLEIWAERAGCFFFKGSPGADPGSIIFDGIEAARKKNRGFVIIDTAGRSHVNKNLLAELEKMGKIVQKNFSPENIENLLVIDAMAGQNAFLQAESIGKAIPLNGVILSKWDSQAKGGIVFRIKKELELSIKFLGIGEKIEDLQPFDSDQFVKAIVYDEEVS, from the coding sequence ATGGAAGAAAAGAAAGGTTTTTTTCATAAGTGGTTCAAAGGTGTTGAAAAAATTAAAGAAGGCGTAAAACAGCAATTTTCCCGTTTATGGTCAGCCGATTCCCTCCAAGACGAAGATTGGGAAGCCCTGGAAGAAATGTTGGTGCAAGCCGATTTAGGACCAAATTTAGCCATGGAGCTGGTCGAAGAATTTCAGGAAATAAAAAAACAAAAGGCAGAAAATGGGAACTGGCAGGATTGGCTTTATGGGAAATTGGGAAGCATTTTGGATGGAAATGATTCAAGCCTATTTTCATCAGCTCAAAGTGGGGCAATGAAAGCAATTCTATTAGCAGGGATTAACGGCGTAGGAAAAACAACCTTGGCTGGCAAATTGGCGCGATACTATTCGCTGCAGGGTGAAGAAGTCGCCTTGGTTGCAGCTGATACTTTTCGTGCTGCGGCAGTTGATCAATTGGAAATCTGGGCGGAAAGGGCTGGTTGTTTCTTTTTTAAAGGTTCTCCTGGAGCCGACCCAGGATCGATTATATTTGATGGAATAGAAGCAGCACGAAAAAAGAACCGAGGTTTTGTGATAATTGATACGGCTGGTCGATCGCATGTCAACAAGAATCTTTTGGCAGAATTAGAAAAAATGGGAAAAATTGTCCAAAAGAATTTCTCTCCTGAAAATATTGAAAATTTACTAGTTATTGATGCCATGGCCGGCCAAAATGCCTTTCTTCAAGCCGAATCGATTGGTAAGGCTATCCCCCTGAATGGAGTTATTCTTTCGAAGTGGGATAGTCAGGCTAAAGGAGGTATCGTTTTCCGTATAAAAAAAGAATTAGAATTGTCGATTAAATTTTTAGGAATAGGTGAAAAAATCGAAGATCTTCAACCTTTTGATTCTGATCAATTTGTAAAAGCAATAGTTTATGACGAAGAAGTTTCTTGA